One genomic segment of Komagataella phaffii GS115 chromosome 4, complete sequence includes these proteins:
- a CDS encoding Glycerol proton symporter of the plasma membrane, subject to glucose-induced inactivation, whose translation MGLYKKHFGLSGNALLACLTLVNGLTMGWFGYDQGVFSGVLISSDFKYHFPETLDANISGITSSCFSLGAFIGCLVAFAFGDKLGRRRTIMVGSACNTIGAVLQIAAFHLPMMIIGRIINGFGMGMTSSTCPVYQAECTKAKYRGRLVVVGSLSNTFAYMLANWMNYGLYFSSGPLQWRFPLAFQLLFPIISVPILCFLPESPRWLLNKGRTQEGLSTIALLWGKNLEVTNETVQDEYLSILDAIEQERLDRVPFKDVIRFRDKTQNMRRILLGMGTQFMQQFTGVNALGYYLPTILTEQLGFTEAMAKLLSACNATSYLGSAFVCLIIIDLVGRRRMMIYGSVGCCITYIVAAASVKVAETRLAYEMGALTVSMFFLYYVIYGTSYAKVPWVYSSEINSIGWRTRGAAAATATNWICGFCITQYTKKAVNNLGWGFYLLFAFIVLCYVPVVFCLYPETSRRSLEDLDYMFIQYPSPVVFRHKALTQRERPEEFVLAEKERILRGENLTTKLDNDSDRKSATITHVERV comes from the coding sequence ATGGGACTCTACAAGAAGCATTTCGGACTATCAGGTAATGCCCTGTTGGCTTGCCTCACCTTGGTGAATGGTTTAACTATGGGCTGGTTTGGTTACGACCAAGGTGTCTTTTCAGGCGTTCTTATCTCGTCTGACTTTAAATATCATTTTCCAGAGACGCTCGACGCTAACATTTCTGGTATTACTTCAAgttgtttttctcttggtgCCTTCATTGGGTGTCTGGTAGCTTTCGCTTTTGGAGATAAACTaggaagacgaagaacTATTATGGTTGGAAGTGCTTGCAACACCATCGGTGCTGTACTGCAAATCGCTGCTTTTCACTTGCCCATGATGATTATTGGACGTATAATAAACGGGTTTGGTATGGGTATGACATCATCCACATGTCCTGTCTACCAGGCCGAATGTACCAAGGCCAAGTACCGTGGACGTTTGGTGGTCGTGGGATCTCTTTCCAATACTTTTGCCTACATGTTGGCAAACTGGATGAACTATGGCCtctatttttcttcaggTCCTTTGCAGTGGCGATTTCCCCTAGCCTTCCAACTTTTGTTCCCAATTATTTCAGTTCCAATTCTGTGCTTCTTGCCTGAATCACCTCGTTGGTTGTTGAATAAAGGACGCACTCAGGAGGGGCTTTCCACTATCGCCTTGCTGTGGGGAAAGAATCTGGAAGTTACTAATGAAACAGTTCAGGACGAGTACCTGTCCATTTTGGATGCTATTGAGCAAGAAAGACTTGACAGAGTTCCATTCAAAGACGTTATCAGATTCAGAGACAAGACTCAGAACATGCGTCGTATTCTCTTGGGAATGGGTACTCAATTCATGCAACAGTTCACTGGTGTCAATGCCCTCGGTTACTACTTACCAACTATCTTGACTGAGCAGCTTGGTTTCACCGAAGCTATGGCCAAGTTATTATCCGCCTGCAACGCTACTTCTTATCTGGGATCTGCCTTCGTGTGTTTGATCATTATCGACTTGGTTGGTAGAAGGAGAATGATGATCTACGGATCCGTTGGATGTTGTATCACTTATATCGTTGCTGCTGCTTCTGTCAAGGTTGCCGAGACTAGACTGGCTTATGAGATGGGTGCATTGACGGTTTCGATGTTTTTCCTGTATTATGTCATTTATGGAACATCTTATGCCAAAGTGCCTTGGGTGTACTCTTCTGAAATTAACTCTATTGGATGGAGAACCAGAGGTGCAGCAGCTGCTACCGCCACAAACTGGATTTGTGGTTTCTGTATCACTCAATACACTAAGAAAGCTGTCAACAACCTGGGTTGGGGATTTTACTTGCTGTTTGCATTTATTGTCCTGTGCTACGTGCCAGTAGTGTTCTGTCTCTATCCAGAGACATCCAGGCGTTCTTTGGAGGATTTGGATTACATGTTTATCCAGTATCCATCGCCAGTTGTGTTCAGACACAAGGCTCTGACTCAAAGAGAGAGACCAGAAGAGTTTGTCTTGGCCGAAAAGGAGAGAATTCTGAGAGGAGAAAATTTGACTACGAAGTTAGACAACGACTCCGATCGCAAGTCTGCGACCATTACTCACGTAGAGAGAGTTTAA